The following are encoded in a window of Amycolatopsis lexingtonensis genomic DNA:
- a CDS encoding S8 family peptidase translates to MRRKKKAMAIALAAGMAFPVPAAAVAAPAPARSADGQSVTLITGDRVRVLPGARGPAAVVVEPGAGRGGIGFLRETSTGGRPGDVTVVPADALPLLAAGRLDPRLFDVSELLRQHLADPEPGLPLIMTYAAGARPAAAAATAVRDLPSVRGAALRQDRRRGTEFWTWLTASPGTLRPGIGKVWLDGLATPALDVSVPQIGAPAAWQAGYTGSGVTVGLLDTGVKADHPDLAGKVVAAKDFTGTRPDASDDLGHGTHVAGIIAGTGAASGGRYRGVAPDAKLISGKVCVAYGCPESAVIAGMEWLAPQVPVVNLSLGGDATDGTDPLSQAVNALTAQYGTLFVAPAGNDRTLDLPEPLPVVAPAAADAALAVGSVSAADVTSPFSNRGPRLGDYAVKPDLSAPGEGIVSARAAGTRDGDAAPVDADYARLSGTSMAAPHVAGVAALLRQEHPDWTAGRLKPTLTSTAQPTGDVPGQGAGRVDAARAVTQRVTATTGSLSYGFFAWPHTTPSTKTVTYRNDGDAAVTLALTSSDALVTPAAPTVVVPAHGTADVGVTLRPTAAATGPHSGRLSATAPGIAVQTAFGAALERESYDVTVRLIDRNGGPGAGIAKLVSTTTGEAFGVRPIGSDGVAVVRVPKGTYDLNAFDVAGQAVTLLSKPGVAITGGTAFTLDARTGKPVRAVVDHPDAHLQSGELGLVSGNPAGDRTSTLAWLVQPGNELFAAGSGDRVTDHTYALFFRATLAAREPGADPAGYVYQLALLERGRVPADPVFRVRDKDLAVVDARYRTQGGVTDGLRVDYASFGFPGADSGAYQILPHTLPSRRTEYYTPGPVSWQHILAVYPPELTDSENQFSYRTYRPGAQRADWNSGPVGPAFGAPRDGWGVLRAGDQLTYAIPIVSGSDPEQYSAPPVGLSGTATLSRGGAVLGTTADPAFGAFTVPDGSGPLTLRSEATRSVPWSVLGTHVDVAWTFRDTGPAVPPPLMVVRAQGALDDDSRAPAGRPFLLSLTAQRQPGAGAFRLADLRVETSADDGVTWADAHAVRLGDGGLALVRNPAGDSFVSLRITARDTEGNSVTQTVLRAYRTTSAG, encoded by the coding sequence GTGCGTCGGAAAAAGAAGGCGATGGCGATCGCGCTGGCGGCCGGAATGGCGTTCCCCGTTCCCGCGGCCGCCGTGGCCGCACCGGCACCGGCCCGGAGCGCGGACGGCCAGTCGGTCACGCTCATCACCGGCGACCGCGTGCGGGTGCTGCCCGGCGCCCGCGGGCCGGCCGCGGTCGTGGTCGAGCCCGGAGCGGGCCGCGGCGGGATCGGCTTCCTGCGCGAGACGAGCACCGGCGGGCGTCCGGGCGACGTCACCGTGGTGCCCGCGGACGCGCTGCCGCTGCTGGCCGCCGGGCGGCTCGACCCGCGCCTGTTCGACGTCTCCGAGCTGCTGCGCCAGCACCTGGCCGACCCCGAGCCCGGCCTGCCGCTGATCATGACCTACGCCGCCGGGGCCCGGCCGGCCGCGGCGGCCGCCACCGCCGTCCGGGACCTGCCCAGCGTGCGGGGCGCGGCGCTGCGCCAGGACCGGCGGCGCGGCACGGAGTTCTGGACGTGGCTCACCGCTTCGCCGGGCACGCTGCGGCCCGGGATCGGCAAGGTGTGGCTGGACGGCCTGGCCACCCCGGCCCTCGACGTCAGCGTGCCGCAGATCGGCGCCCCGGCCGCCTGGCAGGCCGGCTACACCGGCAGCGGCGTCACCGTCGGCCTGCTCGACACCGGCGTCAAGGCCGACCACCCGGACCTGGCGGGCAAGGTCGTGGCCGCCAAGGACTTCACCGGGACCCGGCCGGACGCGAGCGACGACCTCGGCCACGGCACGCACGTCGCGGGCATCATCGCCGGCACCGGCGCCGCCTCCGGCGGCCGCTACCGCGGGGTGGCGCCGGACGCGAAGCTGATCAGCGGCAAGGTCTGCGTCGCCTACGGCTGCCCGGAGTCGGCGGTGATCGCCGGGATGGAGTGGCTCGCGCCGCAGGTTCCGGTGGTCAACCTCAGCCTCGGCGGTGACGCGACCGACGGCACGGATCCGTTGTCCCAGGCGGTGAACGCGCTCACCGCGCAGTACGGCACGCTCTTCGTCGCTCCTGCGGGCAACGACCGGACGCTCGACCTGCCCGAACCCCTGCCGGTCGTGGCGCCCGCCGCAGCCGACGCCGCGCTCGCGGTCGGCAGCGTGTCCGCGGCCGACGTCACCAGCCCGTTCTCCAACCGCGGGCCCCGCCTCGGCGACTACGCGGTCAAGCCCGACCTGTCCGCGCCCGGCGAAGGTATCGTCTCGGCACGGGCCGCGGGCACCCGCGACGGGGACGCGGCGCCGGTCGACGCCGACTACGCCCGGCTGTCCGGCACGTCGATGGCGGCGCCGCACGTCGCCGGCGTGGCCGCGCTGCTGCGGCAGGAGCACCCGGACTGGACCGCCGGCCGGCTCAAGCCCACGCTGACGAGCACCGCGCAGCCCACCGGCGACGTCCCCGGGCAGGGCGCGGGCCGGGTGGACGCGGCCCGCGCGGTCACCCAGCGGGTCACCGCCACCACCGGGAGCCTGAGCTACGGCTTCTTCGCCTGGCCGCACACCACGCCGTCGACGAAGACCGTGACCTACCGCAACGACGGGGACGCGGCGGTCACCCTCGCGCTCACCAGTTCCGACGCGCTCGTCACGCCGGCCGCGCCCACCGTGGTGGTCCCGGCCCACGGCACCGCCGACGTCGGCGTCACCCTCCGGCCCACGGCGGCGGCGACCGGCCCGCACAGCGGCAGGCTGAGCGCCACGGCGCCGGGAATCGCGGTGCAGACCGCGTTCGGCGCCGCCCTCGAGCGGGAGAGCTACGACGTCACCGTCCGGCTGATCGACCGGAACGGCGGGCCCGGCGCGGGGATCGCGAAGCTCGTCAGCACGACGACCGGGGAAGCGTTCGGCGTCCGGCCGATCGGGTCCGACGGCGTGGCCGTGGTCCGGGTGCCCAAGGGCACCTACGACCTCAACGCCTTCGACGTGGCCGGCCAGGCGGTGACCCTGCTGTCGAAGCCCGGGGTCGCGATCACCGGCGGCACGGCGTTCACCCTGGACGCCCGCACGGGCAAGCCGGTGCGCGCGGTGGTCGACCACCCGGACGCGCACCTGCAGTCGGGCGAGCTCGGCCTGGTCTCGGGGAACCCGGCCGGCGACCGCACCAGCACGCTCGCCTGGCTCGTCCAGCCGGGCAACGAGCTGTTCGCGGCCGGCTCCGGCGACCGGGTCACCGACCACACCTACGCGCTGTTCTTCCGGGCCACGCTGGCCGCCCGCGAGCCGGGCGCCGATCCGGCCGGGTACGTCTACCAGCTGGCGCTGCTCGAACGTGGCCGCGTACCCGCCGACCCGGTGTTCCGGGTGCGGGACAAGGACCTCGCCGTGGTCGACGCCCGCTACCGGACCCAGGGCGGCGTGACGGACGGCCTGCGCGTCGACTACGCGTCGTTCGGTTTCCCGGGCGCCGACAGCGGCGCGTACCAGATCCTGCCGCACACACTGCCCAGCCGGCGGACCGAGTACTACACGCCCGGGCCGGTGAGCTGGCAGCACATCCTCGCGGTGTACCCGCCGGAACTGACCGACTCGGAGAACCAGTTCTCCTACCGGACCTACCGGCCCGGCGCCCAGCGCGCCGACTGGAACAGCGGCCCGGTCGGGCCCGCGTTCGGCGCGCCGCGGGACGGCTGGGGCGTGCTGCGCGCCGGCGACCAGCTCACCTACGCGATCCCGATCGTCTCGGGCAGCGACCCGGAGCAGTACAGCGCGCCACCGGTGGGCCTGTCCGGCACGGCGACGCTGTCGCGCGGCGGGGCGGTGCTGGGTACGACGGCCGACCCGGCGTTCGGCGCGTTCACCGTGCCCGACGGAAGCGGCCCGCTCACCCTGCGGTCCGAGGCGACGCGCAGCGTGCCGTGGTCGGTGCTCGGCACCCACGTCGACGTGGCGTGGACGTTCCGCGACACCGGCCCGGCCGTCCCGCCGCCGCTCATGGTGGTCCGGGCGCAGGGCGCGCTCGACGACGACAGCCGGGCCCCGGCGGGCCGGCCGTTCCTGCTCTCCCTGACCGCGCAGCGGCAGCCGGGCGCGGGGGCGTTCCGCCTCGCGGACCTGCGGGTCGAGACCTCCGCCGACGACGGCGTGACGTGGGCGGACGCGCACGCCGTCCGACTCGGCGACGGCGGCCTGGCCCTGGTGCGCAACCCGGCGGGCGACAGCTTCGTCTCGCTGCGCATCACGGCCCGCGACACCGAAGGGAACAGCGTCACCCAGACCGTGCTCAGGGCGTACCGGACAACGTCAGCAGGGTGA
- a CDS encoding ABC transporter permease — MNAKSAALRTGLARGWIEFKQTWTNRDDVVGQLVFVALFLGALFFMRNATLPGTGFSLGAATVPGVLGAGIVFNGLNSTAGYLAIDREDGTLLRAKATPNGMLGYLVGKTVAVAVAQVTSILLVLVPCLFLFDSLAPDGGWSYLHLVWVLALGLVATLPLGAALGSLTNSPRSIALITLPIMGLGAISGIFYPVTALPSWVQGIAQVFPMYWLGLGMRSALLPDTAVVVEIGQSWRPLPTLAVLLAWAVIGLALAPVLLRRMARREAGSSVAERREKAMQRVG, encoded by the coding sequence ATGAACGCCAAGAGCGCCGCGTTGCGCACCGGCCTGGCGCGCGGCTGGATCGAGTTCAAGCAGACCTGGACCAACCGGGACGACGTCGTCGGCCAGCTGGTCTTCGTCGCGCTCTTCCTCGGCGCGCTGTTCTTCATGCGCAACGCGACCCTGCCCGGCACCGGGTTCTCGCTCGGCGCGGCCACCGTGCCCGGCGTGCTCGGCGCCGGGATCGTGTTCAACGGCTTGAACAGCACGGCGGGCTACCTCGCCATCGACCGCGAGGACGGCACGCTGCTGCGCGCGAAAGCGACACCGAACGGCATGCTCGGCTACCTGGTCGGGAAGACGGTGGCGGTCGCGGTCGCGCAGGTCACCTCGATCCTACTGGTGCTGGTCCCGTGCCTGTTCCTGTTCGACTCGCTGGCCCCGGACGGCGGCTGGTCGTACCTGCATCTGGTGTGGGTGCTGGCGCTCGGGCTGGTCGCGACCCTGCCGCTCGGGGCCGCGCTGGGGTCGCTCACCAACAGCCCGCGCTCGATCGCGCTGATCACGCTGCCGATCATGGGCCTGGGCGCGATCTCGGGGATCTTCTACCCGGTCACCGCGCTGCCGAGCTGGGTGCAGGGCATCGCGCAGGTGTTCCCGATGTACTGGCTGGGCCTCGGCATGCGCTCGGCGCTGCTGCCGGACACCGCGGTGGTCGTCGAGATCGGCCAGTCGTGGCGGCCGTTGCCGACCCTCGCCGTGCTCCTCGCGTGGGCCGTGATCGGATTGGCACTGGCTCCGGTCCTGCTCCGCCGCATGGCGCGGCGCGAAGCGGGTTCCTCGGTGGCCGAACGGCGGGAGAAGGCCATGCAGCGTGTGGGGTAG
- a CDS encoding precorrin-8X methylmutase codes for MIDYLRDGAEIYRHSFATIREEADLAILPDDVAGLAVRMIHACGMVDLVDDLRYTLDVVESGRAALEAGAPVLCDAQMIASGITRRRLPAANEVLCTLSDPSVPGLAERMGTTRSAAALELWRDKLPGSVVAIGNAPTALFRLLEMLDEGVGAPAAIIGVPVGFVGAVESKVELAKRAPAPYLVVHGRRGGSAMAVAAINALASAEE; via the coding sequence GTGATCGACTACCTGCGGGACGGTGCCGAGATCTACCGGCACTCGTTCGCCACGATCCGCGAAGAGGCGGACCTGGCGATCCTGCCCGACGACGTGGCCGGGCTGGCGGTCCGGATGATCCACGCCTGCGGCATGGTCGATCTGGTCGACGACCTGCGCTACACCCTCGACGTCGTGGAGTCGGGCCGGGCCGCGCTCGAAGCCGGCGCTCCGGTCCTGTGCGACGCGCAGATGATCGCCAGCGGCATCACGCGCCGTCGCCTGCCCGCGGCCAACGAAGTCCTCTGCACCCTGTCCGACCCGAGCGTGCCCGGGCTCGCCGAGCGAATGGGCACCACGCGCTCGGCGGCGGCCCTGGAACTGTGGCGCGACAAGCTGCCCGGCTCGGTCGTGGCGATCGGCAACGCGCCGACGGCGTTGTTCCGCCTCCTGGAGATGCTCGACGAAGGTGTCGGCGCGCCCGCGGCGATCATCGGCGTGCCGGTCGGGTTCGTCGGCGCCGTGGAGTCCAAAGTGGAGCTGGCGAAGCGCGCCCCGGCCCCGTACCTGGTGGTGCACGGCAGGCGCGGCGGCAGCGCGATGGCCGTCGCGGCGATCAACGCACTGGCGAGCGCCGAAGAATGA
- a CDS encoding helix-turn-helix transcriptional regulator: MSEVVYNRIAMLRAERSISRRQLADALGVHYQTIGYLERGEYSPSLYLALRIAEFFEVSVEVLFSTKPFPRLGERSA, encoded by the coding sequence ATGAGTGAGGTCGTCTACAACCGGATCGCGATGCTGCGCGCCGAGCGGTCGATCTCGCGGCGCCAGCTCGCGGACGCCCTCGGCGTGCACTACCAGACGATCGGCTACCTGGAGCGCGGCGAGTACAGCCCGAGCCTCTACCTGGCGCTGCGGATCGCGGAGTTCTTCGAGGTCTCGGTGGAGGTCCTGTTCTCCACGAAACCGTTCCCCCGCCTGGGAGAACGCTCCGCCTGA
- a CDS encoding precorrin-2 C(20)-methyltransferase — MSLGKLYGVGLGPGDPELMTVKAARLISEASVIAYHSARHGRSIARSVAEPYLREGQIEEKLVYPVTTETTDHPGGYEGAIADFYELSAKRLAEHLDAGRDVVLLCEGDPFFYGSYMYMHERLAGRFEAIVVPGVTSVSAASSVLGRPLVQRDEVLTVLPGTLPAPELARRLADTDAAAVLKLGRTFNSVREAFAEAGKLDDAVFVERATWGQQRIEPLGEVDPASVPYFSLALLPSPAYASRQSPPVAPAEAASGGEVVVVGLGPAGPEWLTPEAASELAEVEHIVGYGPYVARVPQKAGQQRHASGNRVEADRAREALSLAADGARVAVVSSGDPGVFAMASAVLEQVAAGHGTGVKVRIVPGVTAAQAAASRVGAPLGHDYCVLSLSDRLKPWEIIEKRLDAAGAADLVLALYNPASRTRTTQLSDARDVLLRHRAPSTPVVVARDVGGPEEDIRITTLGDLDPSTVDMRCLLIVGSSRTRAEDGVVWTPRSY; from the coding sequence ATGAGCCTCGGCAAGCTGTACGGCGTCGGCCTCGGCCCCGGCGACCCGGAACTGATGACGGTCAAGGCGGCGCGGCTCATTTCGGAAGCCTCGGTGATCGCCTACCACAGCGCGCGCCACGGCCGCAGCATCGCGCGGTCGGTCGCCGAGCCGTACCTGCGCGAGGGGCAGATCGAGGAGAAGCTCGTCTACCCGGTCACCACGGAGACGACCGACCACCCGGGCGGCTACGAGGGTGCGATCGCGGACTTCTACGAGCTGAGCGCGAAACGGCTCGCGGAGCACCTCGACGCCGGGCGTGACGTCGTCCTGCTCTGCGAAGGCGACCCGTTCTTCTACGGCTCGTACATGTACATGCACGAACGGCTCGCCGGCCGGTTCGAGGCGATCGTCGTGCCCGGCGTTACGTCGGTGAGCGCGGCGTCCTCGGTGCTCGGCCGCCCGCTCGTCCAGCGCGACGAGGTCCTGACGGTGCTCCCGGGCACCCTCCCGGCCCCGGAACTGGCCCGCCGCCTGGCCGACACCGACGCGGCGGCCGTCCTGAAGCTCGGCCGGACCTTCAACTCGGTGCGCGAGGCGTTCGCGGAGGCGGGGAAGCTCGACGACGCCGTCTTCGTCGAGCGCGCGACGTGGGGACAGCAGCGAATCGAGCCCCTCGGCGAGGTCGACCCCGCTTCGGTGCCGTACTTCTCCTTGGCGCTGCTGCCCTCGCCCGCCTACGCGTCACGCCAGTCGCCTCCTGTTGCTCCGGCGGAGGCCGCGTCCGGTGGCGAGGTCGTGGTGGTCGGCCTCGGGCCCGCAGGTCCGGAGTGGCTGACCCCGGAGGCGGCTTCCGAGCTGGCCGAGGTCGAGCACATCGTGGGCTACGGCCCGTATGTCGCGCGGGTGCCGCAAAAGGCCGGGCAGCAGCGGCACGCGTCGGGCAACCGGGTCGAAGCCGACCGCGCCCGCGAGGCTCTCTCCCTCGCCGCTGACGGTGCCCGGGTGGCGGTCGTTTCCTCGGGCGACCCGGGCGTGTTCGCGATGGCGTCGGCTGTCTTGGAGCAGGTGGCCGCGGGCCACGGCACCGGGGTGAAGGTCCGCATCGTCCCGGGCGTGACGGCGGCCCAGGCGGCGGCGTCCCGGGTGGGCGCGCCGCTGGGGCACGACTATTGCGTGCTTTCGCTGTCGGATCGCTTGAAGCCGTGGGAGATCATCGAGAAGCGCCTGGACGCGGCGGGCGCGGCGGATCTGGTGCTGGCGCTGTACAACCCGGCTTCGCGTACTCGGACGACTCAGCTGTCCGACGCCCGGGACGTCCTGCTCCGCCACCGCGCGCCGTCGACTCCCGTCGTGGTCGCGCGGGATGTGGGCGGCCCGGAGGAAGACATCCGGATCACGACGCTGGGCGACCTCGACCCGTCCACTGTGGACATGCGCTGCCTGCTGATCGTGGGGTCCAGCCGCACCCGGGCGGAAGACGGTGTCGTCTGGACCCCACGCAGCTACTAG
- a CDS encoding MauE/DoxX family redox-associated membrane protein, with amino-acid sequence MSIFWSAVMTVLSAAGAIFLLAAGFGHVVRHREHRAVLRAHRLLPPVFAPLTTGAEVLIGTAVLLALLAAPAAAAPALLAQAGLYTAFAGYAGVLRVRRPGVPCGCFGSEVVSWAVVARAAVLAAAGAACAALGAASPLCVAAGAVLAMAAHLLRR; translated from the coding sequence GTGAGCATTTTCTGGTCGGCGGTCATGACCGTTTTGTCCGCGGCCGGCGCGATTTTTCTGCTCGCGGCCGGATTCGGGCACGTCGTGCGTCACCGTGAACACCGCGCGGTGCTGCGGGCGCACCGCCTGCTGCCCCCGGTGTTCGCCCCGCTGACGACGGGCGCGGAGGTCCTGATCGGCACCGCCGTGCTGCTGGCTCTGCTCGCGGCCCCGGCGGCCGCCGCACCCGCCCTGCTCGCGCAGGCCGGGCTCTACACCGCCTTCGCCGGGTACGCGGGCGTGCTGCGCGTGCGACGGCCGGGCGTGCCGTGCGGCTGCTTCGGCAGCGAGGTCGTGTCCTGGGCCGTGGTGGCGAGAGCGGCCGTGCTCGCCGCCGCCGGTGCCGCCTGCGCGGCCCTCGGGGCGGCGAGCCCGCTGTGCGTGGCGGCCGGCGCGGTCCTCGCCATGGCGGCCCACCTGCTCCGCCGCTGA
- a CDS encoding ABC transporter ATP-binding protein, with the protein MRDPADPVVQVRRLRMRYGANDVLHGVEFEAYRGEVVCLLGPNGAGKTTTIEILEGFRMRSAGEVSVLGTDPAHGGEDWRARLGVVLQSWRDHGKWRVRELLGHLGRYYAPYSTPSMPRPWDVDELIGAVGLTEHAHKKLKQLSGGQRRRLDVAIGIVGRPELLFLDEPTAGFDPEARREFHDLVHRLSDELDTTILLTTHDLDEAEKLADRILILNGGRIIADGSADELSRRISGEAEVRWSVGDQRFVHSTTEATKYVYDLFKQHGEAVADLEVRRASLEDTYMTLVHRAETGGETELGLQEAGAR; encoded by the coding sequence ATGAGAGATCCGGCGGATCCGGTCGTCCAAGTGCGCAGGCTACGCATGCGCTACGGGGCGAACGACGTGCTCCACGGGGTCGAATTCGAGGCCTACCGCGGCGAAGTCGTCTGCCTGCTCGGACCCAACGGCGCGGGCAAGACGACCACGATCGAGATCCTCGAAGGCTTCCGGATGCGGTCGGCGGGCGAGGTGAGCGTGCTGGGCACCGACCCGGCGCACGGCGGGGAGGACTGGCGGGCGCGGCTGGGGGTCGTGCTCCAGTCCTGGCGTGACCACGGGAAGTGGCGCGTCCGCGAACTGCTCGGGCACCTCGGCCGGTACTACGCGCCGTACTCGACGCCGTCGATGCCGCGGCCGTGGGACGTCGACGAGCTGATCGGGGCGGTCGGGCTCACCGAGCACGCGCACAAGAAGCTCAAGCAGCTCTCCGGTGGGCAGCGGCGGCGGCTCGACGTCGCGATCGGCATCGTCGGGCGGCCCGAGCTGCTGTTCCTCGACGAGCCGACCGCGGGCTTCGACCCCGAGGCGCGCCGTGAGTTCCACGACCTGGTGCACCGGCTCTCCGACGAGCTCGACACCACGATCCTGCTCACCACGCACGACCTCGACGAGGCCGAAAAACTGGCCGACCGGATCCTCATCCTCAACGGCGGCCGGATCATCGCCGACGGCTCGGCCGACGAGCTGAGCCGGCGGATCTCCGGCGAGGCCGAGGTCCGGTGGAGCGTCGGTGACCAGCGCTTCGTGCACTCGACGACCGAAGCGACGAAGTACGTGTACGACCTGTTCAAGCAGCACGGCGAGGCGGTCGCGGACCTCGAGGTCCGGCGGGCGTCGCTGGAAGACACCTACATGACGCTGGTCCACCGCGCCGAGACCGGCGGCGAAACGGAGCTCGGCCTCCAGGAAGCGGGTGCGCGATGA
- a CDS encoding precorrin-3B synthase: MPTPARVRADACPGVFAPHDAADGPLARVRLPGGTISAARLRALADAAEACGDGDLHLTSRGNVQLRGVTRPGLAERLTDAGLLPSPSHERVRNVLASPLSGLRGGLADVRGLAAALDLALCAAPELAGLPGRFLFAFDDGRGDVAGEGADVCWRATGPDEGTLLLAGGDTGRRVARADAVAALIDVALEFGRVRGTAWRVAELDDPAWRGTPVPRAGVEVPAGLIERDDGGLAAGVVPRFGQLSAGQARALAEFGTALVTPWKSVVLPDVPADVFERLGFGAEALGTTACIGRPGCAKSRADVRADAVFQPGLRAHFSGCERRCGKPSQSHVDVVAEADGYRVDGRWVPLDEVKGML; the protein is encoded by the coding sequence ATGCCGACCCCAGCACGCGTGCGAGCCGACGCGTGCCCTGGTGTTTTCGCACCGCACGACGCCGCCGACGGGCCACTCGCGCGGGTGCGGCTGCCCGGCGGCACGATTTCCGCGGCGCGGCTGCGTGCGCTGGCCGACGCCGCCGAGGCGTGCGGTGACGGCGACCTCCACCTCACCTCGCGCGGCAACGTCCAGCTGCGCGGGGTCACCCGGCCCGGTCTCGCGGAGCGCCTGACCGACGCCGGCCTGCTGCCGTCGCCGTCTCACGAGCGGGTCCGGAACGTCCTCGCGTCGCCGCTGAGCGGGCTGCGCGGCGGGCTCGCCGACGTCCGGGGCCTGGCCGCGGCGCTCGACCTTGCGCTGTGCGCGGCACCCGAGCTGGCCGGGCTGCCCGGGCGGTTCCTCTTCGCCTTCGACGACGGACGCGGGGACGTCGCCGGGGAAGGCGCCGACGTCTGCTGGCGCGCGACCGGCCCGGACGAGGGCACGCTGCTGCTCGCGGGCGGCGACACCGGGCGCCGGGTGGCGCGCGCGGACGCCGTCGCCGCGTTGATCGACGTCGCGCTCGAGTTCGGCCGCGTGCGCGGGACCGCCTGGCGCGTCGCCGAACTCGACGACCCGGCCTGGCGTGGGACGCCCGTGCCGCGGGCCGGCGTCGAGGTCCCGGCCGGGCTGATCGAGCGGGACGACGGCGGCCTCGCCGCGGGTGTCGTGCCGCGGTTCGGGCAGCTCTCGGCCGGGCAGGCGCGCGCGTTGGCGGAGTTCGGAACGGCGCTGGTCACGCCGTGGAAGTCCGTGGTGCTGCCGGACGTGCCCGCGGATGTCTTCGAGCGGCTGGGCTTCGGTGCGGAAGCCCTGGGCACCACCGCCTGCATCGGCCGGCCCGGCTGCGCGAAGTCGCGCGCCGACGTGCGCGCCGACGCGGTGTTCCAGCCCGGCCTGCGCGCGCACTTTTCGGGCTGCGAACGGCGGTGCGGCAAGCCGTCGCAGTCCCATGTGGACGTTGTCGCCGAAGCGGACGGATATCGGGTCGACGGCCGTTGGGTGCCGCTCGACGAGGTGAAGGGAATGCTGTGA